From Bradyrhizobium erythrophlei:
CTGCGCATCTACGCCGCGACCCACATCATCCAGTTCGTAGCACCCGTGGTCGCCGAATTTCTCAGCTCATATTCCGAGGTCAAGGTCGACCTGACCATCGGCGAAAAAAACGTCGACCTGATCGACGAGGGCTACGATCTCGCGGTCCGGCTCACGCCGCCGCCGGATTCCAGCCTGATCGTTCGCAGCCTCGCGACCTGGCGCCATGTGCTGTGCTGTTCGCCGGCCTATCTGGAGAAACACGGACCGTTCCGGCAATTGTCCGAACTCGAGAATCATAATTGCATCCGCCACGAGCTCTATCCGTTTCAGGACGGCTGGCACTTCGTCGACCGCAAGGGGACGCCAGCAGCGGTGCGCGTGTCCGGCAATCTCGTCTCTAACAGCGGCGAGACGCTGCGCCGGGCCACGCTGCAAGGCGTCGGCGTTTGGCTGGGGGCGGGGTTTCTGGTCGGCGACGACCTCGATGCCGGCCGCCTGGTTCGTCTGTTGCCCGAATATCGGCCGGTCGAAATGGCGATGAACGCGATCTATCCGCATCGCCATCATCTGTCGGCCAAGGTCCGCAGCTTCATCGATCTCCTGGTCCAGCACAGCGCCGAACAGCAGAAGCTGATCAATCCCTATTCCTGATCGCCGCGCATGCATGGCGCTGCGCCGGCAGCCGTGATCTGTTATGGCGTCGTCGGGACGCGAAGCGAAACGGGTGCACATGGGAACTCAACTCAATTCAAAAAATGCCGCTCGTCTGTTCGCGCTTGCAGCATTGCTGCTGCCTGCGCTGTCGACGAGCTCCGCCTCGGCGGCTTATCCGGACCGGCCGATCAGGATCGTCGTGCCGTTTGCGCCGGGCGGCGGGACCGATGTGGTGGCGCGCACGCTGGCGCAGGAGATGGCCAGGGATCTCGGCGCGAGCATCGTCATCGAAAACAAGGCGGGGGCCGGGACCATCCTCGGCACGCAGGCGGTGGCGTCCAGTGAACCCGACGGCTACACGCTGCTGATGGGGACGTTTGCCAATGCGGTCAATCCGAGCCTAAAGGCCAGCCTGCCTTACGATCCGCACGCGGATTTCGCTCCCGTCGCGCTGATCGCGCGCTCCTTCAATATCGTCGTGGTCAATCTGAAATCCCCGTATCATTCGATCGCCGATCTGATCGCAGCCGCAAAGGCCGAGCCGGAAAAACTGTCCTACGGGACCTATGGCACCGGCACCTCGGCGCATCTGGCGGGCGAATTGTTCAAGAATCTCGCCAAGGTCAACTTGACCACGGTGCCGTACAAGGGCGCCGCGCCCGCTATCACCGATCTGATCGGCGGACGGATCCAGGTGATGTTCACGACGGTCGCCAGTGCCGCCTCGCTCGTCCAGGGCGGGCAGCTGCGCGCCTTGGCGGTGACCTCGGCGCAGCGCTCGCCGGCTTTTCCTGACGTGCCGACCGTCGCCGAGGCCGGCGTTCCCGGTTACTCCGCGGAGAGTTGGTATGGCCTGTTCGCGCCGGCTAAAACGCCCGCGGATGTCGTAGATCGCCTCAACAGATCCGCCGCCGCGGCGGTGCAATCCGAGGCGTTCAGGAAGCTCGGCGTCAACGAGGGCCTCGTCATGGTCGCGAGACCGCCGCAAGAACTCGACCGCTATTTCCGCGGCGAGGAGGCGCGCTGGCGCAAAGTGATCCAGGATGCCGGGATCACCGCCGAATAGCGGTTTCCCGCCGGAATATTTGCCAGTTGAGGGGGTTGCAGCCACTATCGACAGACTGGACAACGAAAACAAACGTCAACTGTGAGGATATAATGCGTTCGATCGTTTCGATGAGCCTGGCCGCCTGCGCCATGGCGGTACTGAGTTCGCCGAGCTTTGCCCAAACCCCGGCTCCGGCGGCGCCGCCGGCGCAACCTGCAGCAGGCGGAACGCCCGACGCGATTCCCTTCGACATTCCCTATGGCCAATCGATCGGGCTCGAACGCGCCAAGCAGGTGATGGCCGCGGCCGAAGCCGAAGCCAAGCGCCGAAACTGGAAGATGAACATCGCCGTGGTCGATACCAATGGCGAGCTTGTCCATTTCGAGCGGATGGAGGGTGCGCAGATCGCAGGCGTTGGGATCTCGCAGGGTAAGGCCCGCACCGCGGCCCGTTATCGTCGGGAGTCCCGGGCGTTCTACAATGCCTATGAAACCGGCCACGCCTATACCGGCACGCTCGATCCGACCCTGGTCGCGAGCCCCGGCGGGTTTCCGCTGGTCGAAGCCGGCAAGCTGATCGGCGCGGTGGGCTGCAGCGGCGGCACCGGCGATCAGGACGCCGCGATTTGCAAGGTCGGCGCCGAGGTTGTGAAATAGCGCGACACCTGTGCCGGACGCGGCACAGCGTCCTTCACGCTGCTCCGCAGAGCGGGGATCAACACCGACATATGGACCCCGGATCAGCAGCGCACCGCAGTGGCGTTGCGCTGCATCCGGGGCATACCCCGGTCGCCGCGCCGCAGTAGCGGCAAATTTGTCGGCCGGCGCAACAATTCGGTTCCAAAATCGTTTGATGCACGAAAGCCGGCTCGACAGGCCGGCAGGGATCCGGAGTACGTCCATGTGGCTATTGTTGCTGGTGCCGTTCGTCGGCCTGCTGTGGGTGCCGTTCTACAATTTCCTGGAGCCGGCACTGTTCGGCTTTCCGTTCTTCTATTGGTACCAGCTGGCATGGGTGCCGGTCAGCTCGCTGTTGATCTGGCTGGTCTATCGCAGCCGCGCTTCCGACGAAGCGCCCTGAGAGGGAGGCTGCATCATGGCCGATCGGATCGACTGGGTTGCGCTTGCGGTCTTCCTGTTCTTCTTCGCCCTCGTCACCGTGATGGGCTTCCTCGCCGCGCGCTGGCGATCGGGCCCGGTCAGCGCGCATCTCGACGAATGGGGTTTGGGCGGTCGGCAATTCGGCACCTGGATCACCTGGTTCCTGGTCGGCGGCGATTTCTATACGGCCTACACCGTGATTGCGGTGCCGGCGCTGGTCTACGCGGTCGGCGCCTTCGGCTTTTTCGCGCTGCCTTACACGATCATCGTCTATCCCTTCGTGTTCGCGGTCATGCCGCTGCTGTGGAAGACGGCGCATGCCAACGGCTATGTCACCGCCGCGGACGTGGTCCACGGCGCGTACAATTCGCACGGCCTCGAGCTTGCGGTTGCCGTCACCGGCATGGTCGCCACCATGCCCTACATCGCGCTGCAGCTGGTCGGTATGGGCGCGGTGATCAAGACCATGGGTCCGACCGGCGATTTGCCGATCATCGCCGCCTTCATCATTCTCGCGCTCTACACCTATAGCTCAGGCTTGCGGGCGCCGGCGCTGATTGCCTTCGTCAAGGACACCATGATCTATATCGTGGTGCTGGTCGCGGTTGTAGTAGTGCCGGCGAAGCTCGGCGGCTATGGCGCGGTATTCTCCGCCGCCAATGATGCGTTCGTGGCCAAGGGCGGCGACACCGGCCTGACCTTGAAGCCGTCGCAGATGCTGCCTTATGCGACGCTGGCACTCGGCTCGGCGCTGGCCGCGTTCATGTATCCGCATACGCTGACCGGAATCTTCGCCTCCAAATCGGCCGACACCATCCGGAAGAACGCGATCCTGCTGCCAGCCTATACGCTGCTACTGGGCCTGATCGCCCTGCTCGGCTACATGGCCCATGCCGCCCATATCAAGGTGACCTCGAACAATGATGTGGTGCCGGTACTGTTCCAGACGCTGTTTCCGTCCTGGTTCGCGGGCTTCGCGTTCTCGGCGATTGCGATCGGCGCGCTGGTGCCGGCCGCGATCATGAGCATCGGTGCGGCCAACCTGTTCACCCGCAATGTCTGGAAATCCTATGTCGATCCCGGCATCAGCCACGCCGGCGAGGCGGCGGTCGCAAAAATTGCCTCGCTGGTCGTCAAGTTAGGCGCGCTCATCTTCACGCTGTTCCTGCC
This genomic window contains:
- a CDS encoding LysR family transcriptional regulator; this translates as MDRLTSLTAFVRVVDNGGFSAAGRKLNMSTTMVSNHVQALEERLGARLLQRTTRKVSLTEVGKAYYDRATQILADLEQADEIAGASQSTPRGTLRIYAATHIIQFVAPVVAEFLSSYSEVKVDLTIGEKNVDLIDEGYDLAVRLTPPPDSSLIVRSLATWRHVLCCSPAYLEKHGPFRQLSELENHNCIRHELYPFQDGWHFVDRKGTPAAVRVSGNLVSNSGETLRRATLQGVGVWLGAGFLVGDDLDAGRLVRLLPEYRPVEMAMNAIYPHRHHLSAKVRSFIDLLVQHSAEQQKLINPYS
- a CDS encoding tripartite tricarboxylate transporter substrate binding protein, coding for MGTQLNSKNAARLFALAALLLPALSTSSASAAYPDRPIRIVVPFAPGGGTDVVARTLAQEMARDLGASIVIENKAGAGTILGTQAVASSEPDGYTLLMGTFANAVNPSLKASLPYDPHADFAPVALIARSFNIVVVNLKSPYHSIADLIAAAKAEPEKLSYGTYGTGTSAHLAGELFKNLAKVNLTTVPYKGAAPAITDLIGGRIQVMFTTVASAASLVQGGQLRALAVTSAQRSPAFPDVPTVAEAGVPGYSAESWYGLFAPAKTPADVVDRLNRSAAAAVQSEAFRKLGVNEGLVMVARPPQELDRYFRGEEARWRKVIQDAGITAE
- a CDS encoding GlcG/HbpS family heme-binding protein, translating into MRSIVSMSLAACAMAVLSSPSFAQTPAPAAPPAQPAAGGTPDAIPFDIPYGQSIGLERAKQVMAAAEAEAKRRNWKMNIAVVDTNGELVHFERMEGAQIAGVGISQGKARTAARYRRESRAFYNAYETGHAYTGTLDPTLVASPGGFPLVEAGKLIGAVGCSGGTGDQDAAICKVGAEVVK
- a CDS encoding DUF3311 domain-containing protein encodes the protein MWLLLLVPFVGLLWVPFYNFLEPALFGFPFFYWYQLAWVPVSSLLIWLVYRSRASDEAP
- the mctP gene encoding monocarboxylate uptake permease MctP; its protein translation is MADRIDWVALAVFLFFFALVTVMGFLAARWRSGPVSAHLDEWGLGGRQFGTWITWFLVGGDFYTAYTVIAVPALVYAVGAFGFFALPYTIIVYPFVFAVMPLLWKTAHANGYVTAADVVHGAYNSHGLELAVAVTGMVATMPYIALQLVGMGAVIKTMGPTGDLPIIAAFIILALYTYSSGLRAPALIAFVKDTMIYIVVLVAVVVVPAKLGGYGAVFSAANDAFVAKGGDTGLTLKPSQMLPYATLALGSALAAFMYPHTLTGIFASKSADTIRKNAILLPAYTLLLGLIALLGYMAHAAHIKVTSNNDVVPVLFQTLFPSWFAGFAFSAIAIGALVPAAIMSIGAANLFTRNVWKSYVDPGISHAGEAAVAKIASLVVKLGALIFTLFLPVQYALDLQLLGGLWILQTFPALVFGLFTRWFRAEGLLLGWAAGILWGSWTAWDNGLKPLATIDLGGASYVFYVGLGALILNIAVAVIATTVVGLISPDRSRAAVRP